The Candidatus Phytoplasma asteris DNA segment AGTGATGACGTTAACATTTTTTTTGAAAAGTAAATCAAAAATTTTATTAATGTTTTCTTGGTTGCCAGGAATGGGAGAAGAAGAAAAAATGATAGTATCTTTGGGACTTAACTTAATTTGTCTGTGAGTGTTGTTAGCAATTCTGCTTAAAGCTGCTAAGGGCTCTCCTTGTGAGCCGGTGCAAAGCAAGATAATATCGCGATATTTGTGAATGTTATTACTTGTGACAAGGGTGCCTTCAGGAATGTTAAGATAGCCATGTTTTTTGCCAATTTCCAAAGCTTTTTCCATGCTGCGCCCAAACACTGCAACTTTTCTTTTAGTCTGAATAGCAGCTTCTACAATTTGTTTGATGCGGTAAAAATTAGAAGCAAAAGTAACAATAATGATGCGGTCTGCAATATTTACAAAAAGTTCATTAATGGAAGCCCCAATAGTACTTTCGGATTGGACCAACCCAGATTGCTCGGCATTAGTAGAATCAGAAAGCAGGCACAAAACGCCTTCTTGTTTAATCTTGATTAATTTATCATATTGCGCTTCTGGACCTACTGGAGTATAATCAATTTTAAAATCCCCAGTATAAAAAATATTGCCGTATTTGGTGTTAAAAACGATCCCAAAAGTGTCAGGAATAGAGTGGTTAAGTCTGATGAAAGACACATTTACTTGATGGCTAAATTCGTATTTGGTATCATGGCTGTATTTTTCTATTTTGGGCAGGGCGCCAATTTCTTTATGCTCTGCTAATTTATGTTCTAACAAATAATATGCAATCCCTGAGACAAAAATTTTAGGAATACGCACTTTTTTAAGCAAATAAGGAATGCCTCCAATATGATCTTCATGTCCGTGAGTAACAAAAAGCCCTACAATACGCGATTCGTTTTTCAATAAATAATCATAATCGGGAATGACGTAATTGACTCCTAACAAAAAATCATCTGAAAACAAAATCCCTGAATCTACAATAAAAATTTGCTTGTGAATTTCAAAAACATACATGTTTTTCCCAACTTCGCCAAGCCCTCCCAAAGCAAAGAAAGAAACATCGGAATTATAGTTATTAATCTTTGGGTCTAAATTATTCATAAAAATTATTCTCCTTTAAATCTCATTAAAATCAATAAAAAACTTTTAAGGTTTCCTATTTTAACGATTATTACTACCTATATTATAGTATAATATAAGCAATAATTGTAATTAATTATTGTATAAAATTGATATTTTTAGCAAAAAAGACATTATAAATTATATTCATAAAGAAAATAGGTAATAAAGTTTATGAAAAAACTAATTTTTTTTGATATTGACGGCACTTTAAGAAGTAATAAAAATAAAGCTATTTTGCCTCAGACAAAAGCGTTAATCAAAGAGCTTTCACAAGGTCCTAATGTAGTTTTAGGAATTGCTACAGGCAGAAGTTATGCTAGATTAGGAGTTTTAAAAGAATTAAGACCTTTATTTAAATATTTAGTTTTGTGCAACGGCGCTCTTACAATGCAATCACAAAAGACGCAAGAAGAAAAAGTCCTTAATGAGGTTTGTTTTGACCAAAAAGATGTTATGCAAGTAAAAAAAGCAGCTGCTACAAATGGAGTTGCTTTAACTCTTTTTACCTTGGACCAAATTTTTGCCATAGATTTACAAAACGACCAAACACTCAACAATATTAACAGTTTTAAAGGGGAACAAAAACTAGTTCTAAATGATGCTTTTTTTGAGCAACAAAAAGTTTATCAAATGGTATTATTACATGAAAAAGAAAACGATAAAGAAAAGATACAACAATTTTTAAAAGATATGCCCCAATTAAAAGCTTACTTTTGGGATAGTGGTTTTGTTGATATAATGTATCAAAAAATAGACAAATCATACGGAATTAAGCAAATTAAGGCTCTTTATCCCGATCATCAATTAATTTGTATGGGAGACGGTCCCAACGACTTTGAAATGCTTAAATTAGCTGATGTGGCAATTACTATGGGAAATACCAAAATAGAAGATTTAAAAAATATTGCTAATTTTGTAAGCCCTCATATTGATGAAGACCGCATGTATGATTTTTTTAAGACTAAAAAAATAATTTAATAGTTTGAAAGAAAAGTTGTAACAATTTGTTGCAGCTTTTTTTGTTGTGTTAATATATAATAAAAGTTAAACCGCTTATCTCATCAATAAGCGGTTTAACTTTTTAGTTTATAGTTTTATTTTATATTTATTATGGGGAATAATAAATGGAGCGGGCGATGGGAATCGAACCCACGTCTTTAGCTTGGAAGGCTAAGGTAATGGCCATTATACGACGCCCGCATAGATAGTTAATTAAGGAATGGTCGGGAAGGCAGGATTTGAACCCGCGACCTCCTGGTCCCAAACCAGGCGCTATACCAAGCTAAGCTACTTCCCGTTAATTGCATTTATGATGTTTTAATGGCACACCCAAGAGGATTTGAACCCCTAGCCTTCTGATCCGTAGTCAGATGCTCTATCCAATTGAGCTATGGGTGCTTTTTTATCAAATTGGTGACCCGTACGGGATTTGAACCCGTGAATGCATGCGTGAAAGGCATGTGAGTTAACCGTTTCTCCAACGGGCCTAATATTTTTTATTTATACCTTGGAATAAATCATAAAGCACAAATAAAAATAATCTCTTAAAGTGGCATCAAAATAAAATAAGTTATTCAAAAGTTTTTTTAATTTTAACCAATAATTATTATACCAACATTGAGCCAAAAAGTCAAATAATAAAATTGTTTTATGAAAAATATTTGCAAAATATGTATTATTGCGATATTTTGGTGTAGAAATACAGTCGTGCAGGAACCCAAAAAATACATTTTGCAAGAATTAAGGAGCAAGAATTAATATTTATACTATTTTTCAATTTTGCAAAAACTATAATAATGGAAAATGGTACTATTTTTGAAATTTAGGTTTTCTAATAATTCCTACTCCAATAGCGCTGTCTCCTACATGACACCCAACAACAGGAGTTAAAGGGATTTGTACTAAATTTTTTAAGCCTAATTGGGTTTCTAAAACTTGTTGAAACTCGTTTTTTAATTCAGGGTGCCCTGTAAAAATTAAATGGATTTGATAATCATGATTTTGGGTATATTCTTTGATTTTAGAAGTTATGGCTAAAAGTGCTTTGTGGGAACTTAAAGTCTTTTTAATTAAGGCAATTTTGCCATCTTGTTGAACTTGCAAAATGGGATTTATTCTCAAAAGGCGCCCCAAAAAACTTTTTACTCCTACTAAACGTCCATTTTTAATTAATTGTGTAAGCTTTTTGGTCATAAAAAAAATGGTATTATTTTCTTTAATGAAATCTAAATGCTTAACAACTTGTTCTAGGGATTTGCCTTCTGCAAATAAACGATAAGCTTCTAGGGCAAAAAAACCTTCACAAAAACAGACAGTTTTAGTGTCATAACAGTGTACCTCAATTTTATCTGATACCATTTTTCCTGCTTGAATAATAGCATTATAAGTGCCGCTTAAAGCAGAAGATAGCGTAGTTACAAAAACTTTTTGATAACCTTGTAAAGCTAACTTTTCAAAATAAACTACCATTTCGCCAACCGATACTTGCGAAGTTTTAGGCATAAAATCAGGGTTGTTTTTAAACATTTGATAAAATTGATCGTATTTCATGGTTTTACCATCAATATATTCTTGATCGTCGATTAAAATTTTGATTCTAAAAATGTCAATATCACAAGAATGCGAGTAATAATCGAGACAACTAGTAGAAGTGGTTGCAACTTTTATTTTCACATCATTCTCCTTTAATTTGCTTTAGGGATGCCAATTATTTGCCATATAAAGGTTTTTGGTAATGAAAAATATTTGGAATATAATTAAAATATCAAAAGAAATTAGTATTAAAAATAGATGTTAGTTGGTTGTAATTAGGGTTTATTTGGGGTGAAGTAGTGCAAAAATGAAAAATACAAAAATAAATTGTCAGATTGGTCAAATTGAAAAAACAAAAGAGCAAAAAACAAAAGGAAGGCACAACAACAATAAATTAACTTTTTTATATTGAATTATTGTTTTTTGACAACTTTCTTATTATTTTGTATCGTATTTATTTGTATTTATTATTCGTTTTATTCACTTTTAACACTAATGAAAATAGGAATAACAATAGGTCTTTTTTTAGTTTCTTTGAATAAAAATTTAACTAATGATTCTCTAATATTTTTTTTGAAATCATTCCATTTAAGATACTTTTTTTTCAAAAAAATTTCACTTTTTTCATCAAAAATAGCTTTTAACTTAGGAAAAATATGACTAGTTTCAGAATCTGCCAAAAAGCCTTTACTTACTAATTGTGGAGCACCTACTATTTTTTTGTGTTTAGCATTAACATTGGCAACAACAATTACAACTCCATCCGCTGCTAAAAGTTCACGGTCTTTCATAATAAAATCTTGCCCACCAATAACGGGAGTACCATCAATTAAAATTTCTGTAAGAACGCCAGTATTAGATTCGGCAAAGGCATCTTTTTGTGGGTCACAATGCCAAATACTGCCATTTTCTAACAAGAAAGTTTGGTTGAGTTTGAATCCTAAACTTTGGGCAATTTTTTGCACTTGATATTGATGACGATATTCACCCATAACAGGAATAATGTATTGAGGTTTTAAAAAATTAAGCATCAATTTGAGGGTTTTTTCATAATCATTGGAACAAGCGTCTAGGTCTTTTACCAAAACATGGGCTTGAATATTGTGGCGTGACAAAAGATCTAGGGTTTGAGATTGCATTTTGGCAATTCCTGCCATTTCTTTGGACATTAACAACACTAAATCTTGGGGCGTTAAATGAATTAAAGTGTCTGTTTTTTGACACATTTTTTGCAAATGAAACAAAGATTCAAAATGTTTACCTAGCACAAAGACAACTAATTTTGGATGTTTTTTGGAGTCTTCTAGTGTTTTTAATTCCACTAAATTGAAGGAAGGCACTTTTAAAAAACCTTTTTTCAAAGCAATATCAATAATTTTTTCACTTTTTCTACCTAAAAAAGTTATTTTAAAATTAAGTCTACATGCCAAATCCACTATGGATTGAATTTTTAACAAATCAGGCATCAAAGAAGGAATAACAATAATACCTTCGGATTTAAGCAAGTGATTGCTAAAATAGTTATTCAATTTGTGCTCAAAACTCGATGCATCATTATTATGCGCAGATGTGCTAAAAGCCCCACGACAAGAAGGCAAAAAGGCAAGTACTTTGGGTTGTGCTAATTGAGCTAATCTTGTAAAATTAGTTTGAAAAAATTTATTTTTAGAATGCAATAATTTAAGGTCGCCAGAGTAAACGATGCTACCTCGTTTAGTTTGAAAAACCATTCCCAATGTTTCAGGAATCAATTGCGATGTAGCAAAAAAAGCCACTGCCACATCATCAAAAATAAGTCTTTCATCGCTTTTAACGATTTGTAGATTAAAATTGCGGTAATTAATTTTATGACTTTGAAAATGCGCTTTTAGAACTTGCATCGTAAAATAAGAAGCATAAACAGGGATATCAAAATCTTTCATCAAGTAAGGCAAGGCACCCAAATTGGTTTCAAAAGCTGATGATAAAAAAACGCCTTTAATCTTGTCTTTGATATCTTGTAATTTGTAATAATCAGCAATCATAGAATCGATGCCATAAAGAGCGGTATTGGGATATTTTAGTCCAGCATCAAGTAAAAAATAAGATTCGTTAATTTGCAAGACGTAAAAATTTTTTCCACTTTCGCCCAGTCCTCCTAAAGCAAAAAATTTAATGTCATTCACTTGGAACCTCCAGTTTGTAATTTGGAAATTATTCATAATTA contains these protein-coding regions:
- a CDS encoding ribonuclease J; translated protein: MNNLDPKINNYNSDVSFFALGGLGEVGKNMYVFEIHKQIFIVDSGILFSDDFLLGVNYVIPDYDYLLKNESRIVGLFVTHGHEDHIGGIPYLLKKVRIPKIFVSGIAYYLLEHKLAEHKEIGALPKIEKYSHDTKYEFSHQVNVSFIRLNHSIPDTFGIVFNTKYGNIFYTGDFKIDYTPVGPEAQYDKLIKIKQEGVLCLLSDSTNAEQSGLVQSESTIGASINELFVNIADRIIIVTFASNFYRIKQIVEAAIQTKRKVAVFGRSMEKALEIGKKHGYLNIPEGTLVTSNNIHKYRDIILLCTGSQGEPLAALSRIANNTHRQIKLSPKDTIIFSSSPIPGNQENINKIFDLLFKKNVNVITHGPLINTHVSGHGNQNDLKLMLSLTKPKYFIPVHGEHRMLIAHKNLALECGIPESNIFILENGQMVNLAPEKAAITQKMNVGNVFIDASGIDDVGNAILKERRSLSEKGLFSVVMSIDLKRKKVLNLPTIVSRGFIYMKDNQEMIKQISYDIKNSIETAIKQDEVQKETLNKIIVDYLASKIYGITLRNPIIIPIILTV
- a CDS encoding HAD-IIB family hydrolase produces the protein MKKLIFFDIDGTLRSNKNKAILPQTKALIKELSQGPNVVLGIATGRSYARLGVLKELRPLFKYLVLCNGALTMQSQKTQEEKVLNEVCFDQKDVMQVKKAAATNGVALTLFTLDQIFAIDLQNDQTLNNINSFKGEQKLVLNDAFFEQQKVYQMVLLHEKENDKEKIQQFLKDMPQLKAYFWDSGFVDIMYQKIDKSYGIKQIKALYPDHQLICMGDGPNDFEMLKLADVAITMGNTKIEDLKNIANFVSPHIDEDRMYDFFKTKKII
- a CDS encoding DegV family protein, which produces MKIKVATTSTSCLDYYSHSCDIDIFRIKILIDDQEYIDGKTMKYDQFYQMFKNNPDFMPKTSQVSVGEMVVYFEKLALQGYQKVFVTTLSSALSGTYNAIIQAGKMVSDKIEVHCYDTKTVCFCEGFFALEAYRLFAEGKSLEQVVKHLDFIKENNTIFFMTKKLTQLIKNGRLVGVKSFLGRLLRINPILQVQQDGKIALIKKTLSSHKALLAITSKIKEYTQNHDYQIHLIFTGHPELKNEFQQVLETQLGLKNLVQIPLTPVVGCHVGDSAIGVGIIRKPKFQK
- a CDS encoding ribonuclease J, yielding MNDIKFFALGGLGESGKNFYVLQINESYFLLDAGLKYPNTALYGIDSMIADYYKLQDIKDKIKGVFLSSAFETNLGALPYLMKDFDIPVYASYFTMQVLKAHFQSHKINYRNFNLQIVKSDERLIFDDVAVAFFATSQLIPETLGMVFQTKRGSIVYSGDLKLLHSKNKFFQTNFTRLAQLAQPKVLAFLPSCRGAFSTSAHNNDASSFEHKLNNYFSNHLLKSEGIIVIPSLMPDLLKIQSIVDLACRLNFKITFLGRKSEKIIDIALKKGFLKVPSFNLVELKTLEDSKKHPKLVVFVLGKHFESLFHLQKMCQKTDTLIHLTPQDLVLLMSKEMAGIAKMQSQTLDLLSRHNIQAHVLVKDLDACSNDYEKTLKLMLNFLKPQYIIPVMGEYRHQYQVQKIAQSLGFKLNQTFLLENGSIWHCDPQKDAFAESNTGVLTEILIDGTPVIGGQDFIMKDRELLAADGVVIVVANVNAKHKKIVGAPQLVSKGFLADSETSHIFPKLKAIFDEKSEIFLKKKYLKWNDFKKNIRESLVKFLFKETKKRPIVIPIFISVKSE